GCAAATGGTCCATCCGGCACATCCAGCCATTTTGGTTCACGAGATCCAGAAGCAACTCCTTTCACCAATCGACGATCATTCAGGAGGTATTGAACCAGATCCCTCAATTTATCCCGACCAACATCATGGAGGACTTCTGGCAGCCTGTGCCGTTGTTGGTACACACCTGTTCCGCCATAATGCGTAAATGGTTGTCCATTACCGGCGGCCTGCTGAATAGCGGTAATCAGTAAAGTTGCTAACTCTGGATCAAAACTTGATTTGGTTGCATCAGAACGCAGCTCTGTTGTCCGATCCACCAGAAGCCCGGTTGTGCGGTTGCGCACGTAGGTGCGGACGGTCTTATCGGTTGGCCAGTTGCTTTTGACGATCGCCCCCATAAACACTGATTCTCGTTGATATTCTTCGCCAAGCTGTTGGCATGCCTTTTCTGCGTCATCGTTTTTTGGCGACCACAAGGCATAACTCCAGCGCCCACTATCGACCAGCGATGTGCTGCCACGGATGGCCTCTCTGGCGTCAGTGGCGCTCAGGATTGGCCGGTTGCCGACCTTTTTGAAATGATGGGTTGCCAGCACTGTTGCCCCTGTCTCTGCAGCCAGACGCCCCAGGGCAGCGAAAAACATGCTTCCTGCCGCTGGATCGGCATTGACATCAGCACTGGTAAAGCTCTGCAGGGGATCGATAACCAGCAACCTCAAATCTCTGATAGCCAACAGTGCGTCGCGTAACTCTTCAAATTCCTTTGTAAAGGAAAATCCTTCGCGCCCATTGGCGATCAGGTTGACCGGACCACCGTTGTTTGGCAGGGGGTATACAATCAGTCGGGAAGGATTCGACATTTCAGGGGCAAGTGCCTGTACTCGCCTGTGGATCTCATCTTGATCATCCTCAGCAGTCAATACCACCGCCGTGCCAGATACCGGCTCAAGTGGCCCACCAAATGCTGTCTGAGGCATGAATGTTCCTGGTTCAGCGCTGGCCACCTTAATGGCCAAATCAAGTGCCAGCATGCTTTTTCCTGCTCCACCGATAGCGGCAATCATGCCGGGCACAGCCAAAGGCAATACTCCACGAATCAACCATTTACGCTCTGGTGGACGGCCAACGTATCGGTTATACGTCCAATCCAGCAGATTGAACCGACCGGTTTGGAGTGCGGTTGCGTGGGAAGGTTCCTGGCATTCGACCTGAGTCAAAAATGCATGAATATCCATCCCTTCTGCGATGGCGTCAGCGGCATCCCATTTGGCCGGTTTGTTTGTGGGTGGGATCAGGATTGATACAGAACGGCACCCGATGTTTCGGCATGCCGTTGCAACAGTTTGGGCATAGTCCCAACCTGGGGCATCTTTGTCTGGCCAGATCAATACATCCTTGCCAGACAAAGGCGTCCAATCCGTTTTCTCTGGTGGAGATTTGGCCCCTTGCATAGTGGTTGTGGCCTGAAACCCTGCCGAAATCAAAGCGGAAGCGCACTTTTCACCTTCAACTACAATTACGCTTGGCGCAGCGATGATTCCTGGAATGTTGTATAGGGGGCGTGGTGTGGGCGCCTGGCGACGCCTGGCAAGCACATCCCATGGACGAAATTCTTTATCACCACCGGGAGGGTCATAGCGATAGACGCACGCGATCAGTTGTCCATTGCGGTCGTGATAGTCCCATTTACCGGTTATTGGTCCCAACTCGTCCATAGATGG
This region of Magnetococcales bacterium genomic DNA includes:
- a CDS encoding AAA family ATPase, which codes for MDFNSATGQQSSKSADRLSAEQIKSRLQDSAAEVIHYLLPAGRIRHGKLYVGDVQGNPGDSMEVELTGSKAGMWFDHAAGQGGDIIDLWAAVNHQDSKRDFQKIVEDIASWLGEASNYTAAKPTPKHTPSMDELGPITGKWDYHDRNGQLIACVYRYDPPGGDKEFRPWDVLARRRQAPTPRPLYNIPGIIAAPSVIVVEGEKCASALISAGFQATTTMQGAKSPPEKTDWTPLSGKDVLIWPDKDAPGWDYAQTVATACRNIGCRSVSILIPPTNKPAKWDAADAIAEGMDIHAFLTQVECQEPSHATALQTGRFNLLDWTYNRYVGRPPERKWLIRGVLPLAVPGMIAAIGGAGKSMLALDLAIKVASAEPGTFMPQTAFGGPLEPVSGTAVVLTAEDDQDEIHRRVQALAPEMSNPSRLIVYPLPNNGGPVNLIANGREGFSFTKEFEELRDALLAIRDLRLLVIDPLQSFTSADVNADPAAGSMFFAALGRLAAETGATVLATHHFKKVGNRPILSATDAREAIRGSTSLVDSGRWSYALWSPKNDDAEKACQQLGEEYQRESVFMGAIVKSNWPTDKTVRTYVRNRTTGLLVDRTTELRSDATKSSFDPELATLLITAIQQAAGNGQPFTHYGGTGVYQQRHRLPEVLHDVGRDKLRDLVQYLLNDRRLVKGVASGSREPKWLDVPDGPFARGCGTFEHGADGVYE